From Zalophus californianus isolate mZalCal1 chromosome 16, mZalCal1.pri.v2, whole genome shotgun sequence, one genomic window encodes:
- the ALOX15B gene encoding polyunsaturated fatty acid lipoxygenase ALOX15B isoform X1 codes for MAKFSVRVSTGEALGAGTWNKIAISIVGTRGETPPLRLDHAGKEFSAGAVEDFQLEFPQDVGAVLLLRVHKAPLLLPVPVGAVARDAWFCRWFQLTPPRGAPLRFPCYQWLEGAGSLALRAGAAKVSWADDHPILRQQRQEELQARQDSYHWKTYSPGWPHCLDEKSVKDLDLNIKYSVMKNSCFYLKVSSAFMELKLKGLLDRKGPWKSLNEMRRMLNFRKTPAAEYVFKHWQEDAFFASQFLNGLNPVLIRRCRHLPENFPVTDDMVAPVLGPGTSLQAELERGSLFLVDHGILSGIRTNVVNGKPQFSAAPMTLLFQRPGGGPLLPLAIQLSQTPGPNSPIFLPSDNRWDWLLAKTWVRNAEFSVHEAVTHLLHTHLLPEVFTLATLHQLPHCHPLFKLLIPHTRYTLHINTLARELLIAPGQVVDRSTGIGIGGFSELIQRNMEQLSYSVLCLPEDIRARGVEDIPNYYYRDDGLQIWGAVESFVSEIINIYYPSDASVHDDNELQAWVWEIFSEGFLGRESSGVPSALETREALVQYVTMVIFNCSAKHYAVSAGQFDSCVWMPNLPPTMQLPPPTSKGQTRPEGFLATLPPVNATCDIIIALWILSKEPGDQRPLGTYPEEHFMEEAPQQSITAFQSRLAQISKDIRERNQRLSLPYTYLDPPLIENSVSI; via the exons ATGGCCAAGTTCAGCGTGAGAGTGTCCACCGGGGAGGCCCTCGGGGCTGGCACGTGGAACAAAATAGCTATCAGCATCGTGGGGACCCGGGGAGAGACCCCCCCACTGCGCCTGGACCACGCGGGCAAGGAGTTCAGCGCGGGCGCT GTGGAGGACTTCCAGTTGGAGTTCCCCCAGGACGTGGGCGCGGTGCTGCTGCTGCGCGTGCACAAGGCGCCCCTGCTGCTGCCGGTCCCGGTCGGGGCCGTGGCCCGGGACGCCTGGTTCTGCCGCTGGTTCCAGCTCACGCCGCCGCGGGGCGCCCCACTGCGCTTCCCCTGCTACCAGTGGCTGGAGGGCGCGGGGAGCCTGGCGCTGCGCGCAGGGGCCG CCAAGGTCTCCTGGGCAGACGACCACCCCATCCTCCGGCAACAGCGCCAGGAAGAGCTGCAGGCCAGGCAGGACTCGTACCA ctGGAAGACTTACAGTCCAGGCTGGCCTCACTGTCTGGATGAGAAGTCTGTGAAAGATCTGGATCTCAACATCAAATACTCTGTCATGAAGAATTCCTGCTTCTACCTGAAAGTCAGCTCTGC GTTTATGGAGCTGAAACTCAAGGGGCTACTGGACCGCAAGGGGCCCTGGAAGAGTCTGAACGAGATGAGAAGGATGTTGAACTTCCGCAAGACTCCAGCCGCTG AGTACGTGTTTAAACACTGGCAGGAGGACGCCTTCTTCGCCTCCCAGTTCCTGAATGGCCTCAACCCTGTCCTGATCCGCCGCTGTCGCCACCTGCCAGAGAACTTCCCCGTCACTGATGACATGGTGGCCCCCGTGCTGGGCCCCGGGACCAGTCTGCAGGCTGAGCTGGAG AGGGGCTCCCTGTTCCTGGTGGATCATGGCATCCTCTCTGGCATCCGTACCAACGTCGTGAATGGGAAGCCCCAGTTCTCCGCGGCCCCGATGACCCTGCTGTTCCAGCGCCCCGGGGGAGGGCCGCTGCTGCCCCTCGCCATCCAG CTCAGCCAGACCCCGGGACCCAACAGCCCCATCTTCCTGCCCAGCGACAACAGGTGGGACTGGTTGTTGGCCAAGACGTGGGTGCGGAATGCCGAATTCTCCGTCCACGAGGCTGTCACGCACCTGTTGCATACGCACCTGCTGCCCGAGGTGTTCACCTTGGCCACGCTGCACCAGCTGCCTCACTGTCATCCACTCTTCAAG CTGTTGATCCCCCACACTCGGTACACCCTGCATATCAACACTCTTGCCCGCGAGCTGCTCATTGCCCCAGGGCAGGTGGTAGATCGG TCCACAGGCATTGGCATTGGAGGCTTCTCGGAACTGATACAGAGGAACATGGAACAGCTGAGCTATTCTGTCTTGTGTCTGCCCGAGGATATCCGGGCCCGAGGAGTCGAAGACATCCCAAATTACTACTACCGGGATGACGGGTTGCAGATCTGGGGTGCAGTGGAGAG CTTTGTCTCCGAAATAATCAACATCTACTACCCAAGTGATGCATCGGTGCATGATGACAATGAACTCCAAGCCTGGGTGTGGGAGATCTTCTCGGAGGGCTTCCTGGGCAGGGAGAGCTCAG gtGTGCCCTCCGCGCTGGAGACCCGGGAAGCCCTGGTCCAGTATGTCACCATGGTCATCTTCAACTGCTCAGCCAAGCACTACGCTGTCAGCGCCGGGCAG TTTGACTCCTGTGTCTGGATGCCCAACCTGCCTCCCACCATGCAgctgccaccccccacctccaaagGCCAGACAAGACCAGAGGGGTTTCTAGCTACCCTCCCGCCGGTCAATGCCACATGTGACATTATCATTGCCCTCTGgatactgagcaaggagcctggggaCCAA AGGCCCCTGGGCACCTACCCAGAGGAGCACTTCATGGAGGAGGCTCCTCAGCAGAGCATCACCGCCTTCCAGAGCCGCCTGGCCCAGATCTCAAAAGATATCCGGGAGCGGAACCAGAGGCTGTCACTGCCCTACACCTACCTGGACCCTCCGCTCATTGAAAACAGCGTATCCATCTAA
- the ALOX15B gene encoding polyunsaturated fatty acid lipoxygenase ALOX15B isoform X2 produces the protein MAKFSVRVSTGEALGAGTWNKIAISIVGTRGETPPLRLDHAGKEFSAGAVEDFQLEFPQDVGAVLLLRVHKAPLLLPVPVGAVARDAWFCRWFQLTPPRGAPLRFPCYQWLEGAGSLALRAGAAKVSWADDHPILRQQRQEELQARQDSYHWKTYSPGWPHCLDEKSVKDLDLNIKYSVMKNSCFYLKVSSAFMELKLKGLLDRKGPWKSLNEMRRMLNFRKTPAAEYVFKHWQEDAFFASQFLNGLNPVLIRRCRHLPENFPVTDDMVAPVLGPGTSLQAELERGSLFLVDHGILSGIRTNVVNGKPQFSAAPMTLLFQRPGGGPLLPLAIQLSQTPGPNSPIFLPSDNRWDWLLAKTWVRNAEFSVHEAVTHLLHTHLLPEVFTLATLHQLPHCHPLFKSTGIGIGGFSELIQRNMEQLSYSVLCLPEDIRARGVEDIPNYYYRDDGLQIWGAVESFVSEIINIYYPSDASVHDDNELQAWVWEIFSEGFLGRESSGVPSALETREALVQYVTMVIFNCSAKHYAVSAGQFDSCVWMPNLPPTMQLPPPTSKGQTRPEGFLATLPPVNATCDIIIALWILSKEPGDQRPLGTYPEEHFMEEAPQQSITAFQSRLAQISKDIRERNQRLSLPYTYLDPPLIENSVSI, from the exons ATGGCCAAGTTCAGCGTGAGAGTGTCCACCGGGGAGGCCCTCGGGGCTGGCACGTGGAACAAAATAGCTATCAGCATCGTGGGGACCCGGGGAGAGACCCCCCCACTGCGCCTGGACCACGCGGGCAAGGAGTTCAGCGCGGGCGCT GTGGAGGACTTCCAGTTGGAGTTCCCCCAGGACGTGGGCGCGGTGCTGCTGCTGCGCGTGCACAAGGCGCCCCTGCTGCTGCCGGTCCCGGTCGGGGCCGTGGCCCGGGACGCCTGGTTCTGCCGCTGGTTCCAGCTCACGCCGCCGCGGGGCGCCCCACTGCGCTTCCCCTGCTACCAGTGGCTGGAGGGCGCGGGGAGCCTGGCGCTGCGCGCAGGGGCCG CCAAGGTCTCCTGGGCAGACGACCACCCCATCCTCCGGCAACAGCGCCAGGAAGAGCTGCAGGCCAGGCAGGACTCGTACCA ctGGAAGACTTACAGTCCAGGCTGGCCTCACTGTCTGGATGAGAAGTCTGTGAAAGATCTGGATCTCAACATCAAATACTCTGTCATGAAGAATTCCTGCTTCTACCTGAAAGTCAGCTCTGC GTTTATGGAGCTGAAACTCAAGGGGCTACTGGACCGCAAGGGGCCCTGGAAGAGTCTGAACGAGATGAGAAGGATGTTGAACTTCCGCAAGACTCCAGCCGCTG AGTACGTGTTTAAACACTGGCAGGAGGACGCCTTCTTCGCCTCCCAGTTCCTGAATGGCCTCAACCCTGTCCTGATCCGCCGCTGTCGCCACCTGCCAGAGAACTTCCCCGTCACTGATGACATGGTGGCCCCCGTGCTGGGCCCCGGGACCAGTCTGCAGGCTGAGCTGGAG AGGGGCTCCCTGTTCCTGGTGGATCATGGCATCCTCTCTGGCATCCGTACCAACGTCGTGAATGGGAAGCCCCAGTTCTCCGCGGCCCCGATGACCCTGCTGTTCCAGCGCCCCGGGGGAGGGCCGCTGCTGCCCCTCGCCATCCAG CTCAGCCAGACCCCGGGACCCAACAGCCCCATCTTCCTGCCCAGCGACAACAGGTGGGACTGGTTGTTGGCCAAGACGTGGGTGCGGAATGCCGAATTCTCCGTCCACGAGGCTGTCACGCACCTGTTGCATACGCACCTGCTGCCCGAGGTGTTCACCTTGGCCACGCTGCACCAGCTGCCTCACTGTCATCCACTCTTCAAG TCCACAGGCATTGGCATTGGAGGCTTCTCGGAACTGATACAGAGGAACATGGAACAGCTGAGCTATTCTGTCTTGTGTCTGCCCGAGGATATCCGGGCCCGAGGAGTCGAAGACATCCCAAATTACTACTACCGGGATGACGGGTTGCAGATCTGGGGTGCAGTGGAGAG CTTTGTCTCCGAAATAATCAACATCTACTACCCAAGTGATGCATCGGTGCATGATGACAATGAACTCCAAGCCTGGGTGTGGGAGATCTTCTCGGAGGGCTTCCTGGGCAGGGAGAGCTCAG gtGTGCCCTCCGCGCTGGAGACCCGGGAAGCCCTGGTCCAGTATGTCACCATGGTCATCTTCAACTGCTCAGCCAAGCACTACGCTGTCAGCGCCGGGCAG TTTGACTCCTGTGTCTGGATGCCCAACCTGCCTCCCACCATGCAgctgccaccccccacctccaaagGCCAGACAAGACCAGAGGGGTTTCTAGCTACCCTCCCGCCGGTCAATGCCACATGTGACATTATCATTGCCCTCTGgatactgagcaaggagcctggggaCCAA AGGCCCCTGGGCACCTACCCAGAGGAGCACTTCATGGAGGAGGCTCCTCAGCAGAGCATCACCGCCTTCCAGAGCCGCCTGGCCCAGATCTCAAAAGATATCCGGGAGCGGAACCAGAGGCTGTCACTGCCCTACACCTACCTGGACCCTCCGCTCATTGAAAACAGCGTATCCATCTAA
- the ALOX15B gene encoding polyunsaturated fatty acid lipoxygenase ALOX15B isoform X3 — translation MAKFSVRVSTGEALGAGTWNKIAISIVGTRGETPPLRLDHAGKEFSAGAVEDFQLEFPQDVGAVLLLRVHKAPLLLPVPVGAVARDAWFCRWFQLTPPRGAPLRFPCYQWLEGAGSLALRAGAAKVSWADDHPILRQQRQEELQARQDSYHWKTYSPGWPHCLDEKSVKDLDLNIKYSVMKNSCFYLKVSSAFMELKLKGLLDRKGPWKSLNEMRRMLNFRKTPAAEYVFKHWQEDAFFASQFLNGLNPVLIRRCRHLPENFPVTDDMVAPVLGPGTSLQAELERGSLFLVDHGILSGIRTNVVNGKPQFSAAPMTLLFQRPGGGPLLPLAIQLSQTPGPNSPIFLPSDNRWDWLLAKTWVRNAEFSVHEAVTHLLHTHLLPEVFTLATLHQLPHCHPLFKSTGIGIGGFSELIQRNMEQLSYSVLCLPEDIRARGVEDIPNYYYRDDGLQIWGVPSALETREALVQYVTMVIFNCSAKHYAVSAGQFDSCVWMPNLPPTMQLPPPTSKGQTRPEGFLATLPPVNATCDIIIALWILSKEPGDQRPLGTYPEEHFMEEAPQQSITAFQSRLAQISKDIRERNQRLSLPYTYLDPPLIENSVSI, via the exons ATGGCCAAGTTCAGCGTGAGAGTGTCCACCGGGGAGGCCCTCGGGGCTGGCACGTGGAACAAAATAGCTATCAGCATCGTGGGGACCCGGGGAGAGACCCCCCCACTGCGCCTGGACCACGCGGGCAAGGAGTTCAGCGCGGGCGCT GTGGAGGACTTCCAGTTGGAGTTCCCCCAGGACGTGGGCGCGGTGCTGCTGCTGCGCGTGCACAAGGCGCCCCTGCTGCTGCCGGTCCCGGTCGGGGCCGTGGCCCGGGACGCCTGGTTCTGCCGCTGGTTCCAGCTCACGCCGCCGCGGGGCGCCCCACTGCGCTTCCCCTGCTACCAGTGGCTGGAGGGCGCGGGGAGCCTGGCGCTGCGCGCAGGGGCCG CCAAGGTCTCCTGGGCAGACGACCACCCCATCCTCCGGCAACAGCGCCAGGAAGAGCTGCAGGCCAGGCAGGACTCGTACCA ctGGAAGACTTACAGTCCAGGCTGGCCTCACTGTCTGGATGAGAAGTCTGTGAAAGATCTGGATCTCAACATCAAATACTCTGTCATGAAGAATTCCTGCTTCTACCTGAAAGTCAGCTCTGC GTTTATGGAGCTGAAACTCAAGGGGCTACTGGACCGCAAGGGGCCCTGGAAGAGTCTGAACGAGATGAGAAGGATGTTGAACTTCCGCAAGACTCCAGCCGCTG AGTACGTGTTTAAACACTGGCAGGAGGACGCCTTCTTCGCCTCCCAGTTCCTGAATGGCCTCAACCCTGTCCTGATCCGCCGCTGTCGCCACCTGCCAGAGAACTTCCCCGTCACTGATGACATGGTGGCCCCCGTGCTGGGCCCCGGGACCAGTCTGCAGGCTGAGCTGGAG AGGGGCTCCCTGTTCCTGGTGGATCATGGCATCCTCTCTGGCATCCGTACCAACGTCGTGAATGGGAAGCCCCAGTTCTCCGCGGCCCCGATGACCCTGCTGTTCCAGCGCCCCGGGGGAGGGCCGCTGCTGCCCCTCGCCATCCAG CTCAGCCAGACCCCGGGACCCAACAGCCCCATCTTCCTGCCCAGCGACAACAGGTGGGACTGGTTGTTGGCCAAGACGTGGGTGCGGAATGCCGAATTCTCCGTCCACGAGGCTGTCACGCACCTGTTGCATACGCACCTGCTGCCCGAGGTGTTCACCTTGGCCACGCTGCACCAGCTGCCTCACTGTCATCCACTCTTCAAG TCCACAGGCATTGGCATTGGAGGCTTCTCGGAACTGATACAGAGGAACATGGAACAGCTGAGCTATTCTGTCTTGTGTCTGCCCGAGGATATCCGGGCCCGAGGAGTCGAAGACATCCCAAATTACTACTACCGGGATGACGGGTTGCAGATCTGGG gtGTGCCCTCCGCGCTGGAGACCCGGGAAGCCCTGGTCCAGTATGTCACCATGGTCATCTTCAACTGCTCAGCCAAGCACTACGCTGTCAGCGCCGGGCAG TTTGACTCCTGTGTCTGGATGCCCAACCTGCCTCCCACCATGCAgctgccaccccccacctccaaagGCCAGACAAGACCAGAGGGGTTTCTAGCTACCCTCCCGCCGGTCAATGCCACATGTGACATTATCATTGCCCTCTGgatactgagcaaggagcctggggaCCAA AGGCCCCTGGGCACCTACCCAGAGGAGCACTTCATGGAGGAGGCTCCTCAGCAGAGCATCACCGCCTTCCAGAGCCGCCTGGCCCAGATCTCAAAAGATATCCGGGAGCGGAACCAGAGGCTGTCACTGCCCTACACCTACCTGGACCCTCCGCTCATTGAAAACAGCGTATCCATCTAA